In one Janibacter cremeus genomic region, the following are encoded:
- a CDS encoding acyl-CoA carboxylase subunit beta, producing MSQSTETTDAHSIGGTDVPVDIDIHTTAGKLADLKRRVAEVANAGSTRAVEKQHSRGKQTARERIALLLDEGTFVEMDKYARHRSTAFGQEANRPYGDGVVTGYGTVDGRQVAVFAQDFTVFGGSLGEVFGEKITKVMDFAMKIGCPVVGLNDSGGARIQEGVVSLGLYGEIFKRNVHASGVIPQISLIMGPCAGGAVYSPAVTDFTIMVDQTSHMFITGPDVIKTVTGEDVEFEDLGGAHTHNTKSGVAHYMASDEDDAIDYVKALLSFLPSNNLEEPPVFGEELDLEVTDEDRVLDTIIPDSPNMPYDMKQVITSVVDDGDFLEVQPLFAPNIICGFARIEGRSVGVVANNPMQFAGTLDIGASEKAARFVRTCDAFNVPVLTFVDVPGFLPGTDQEWNGIIRRGAKLIFAYAEATVPLVTVITRKAYGGAYDVMGSKHLGADINLAWPTAQIAVMGAQGAVNILYRKQLAAAEAEGRDVEEARQEFITAYEDALANPYVAAERGYIDTVITPSNTRMNVSRALRALKTKRETLPPKKHGNIPL from the coding sequence ATGTCCCAGAGCACCGAGACCACTGACGCTCACTCCATCGGCGGCACCGATGTCCCCGTCGACATCGACATCCACACGACGGCCGGCAAGCTCGCCGACCTCAAGCGTCGCGTGGCCGAAGTCGCCAACGCCGGGTCGACCCGCGCCGTGGAGAAGCAGCACTCCCGCGGCAAGCAGACCGCCCGCGAGCGCATCGCGCTCCTCCTCGACGAGGGCACCTTCGTCGAGATGGACAAGTACGCCCGCCACCGCTCGACCGCCTTCGGCCAGGAGGCCAACCGGCCCTACGGCGACGGTGTCGTCACGGGCTACGGCACGGTCGACGGTCGTCAGGTCGCCGTCTTCGCGCAGGACTTCACCGTCTTCGGCGGGTCCCTCGGTGAGGTCTTCGGCGAGAAGATCACCAAGGTCATGGACTTCGCGATGAAGATCGGCTGCCCGGTGGTCGGTCTCAACGACTCCGGCGGTGCCCGCATCCAGGAGGGTGTGGTCTCCCTGGGCCTCTACGGCGAGATCTTCAAGCGCAACGTGCACGCCTCGGGTGTCATCCCGCAGATCTCCCTGATCATGGGCCCGTGCGCCGGTGGCGCCGTCTACTCCCCCGCGGTCACCGACTTCACCATCATGGTCGACCAGACCTCGCACATGTTCATCACCGGCCCGGACGTGATCAAGACCGTCACCGGCGAGGACGTGGAGTTCGAGGACCTCGGTGGTGCGCACACGCACAACACCAAGTCCGGCGTGGCCCACTACATGGCCTCCGACGAGGACGACGCGATCGACTACGTCAAGGCGCTGCTGAGCTTCCTGCCGAGCAACAACCTCGAGGAGCCTCCTGTCTTCGGCGAAGAGCTCGACCTCGAGGTGACGGACGAGGACCGGGTGCTCGACACGATCATCCCGGACTCGCCGAACATGCCCTACGACATGAAGCAGGTCATCACCTCGGTCGTCGACGACGGCGACTTCCTCGAGGTGCAGCCGCTGTTCGCGCCGAACATCATCTGCGGCTTCGCCCGGATCGAGGGCCGCTCGGTCGGCGTCGTCGCCAACAACCCGATGCAGTTCGCGGGCACGCTCGACATCGGCGCCTCGGAGAAGGCCGCCCGCTTCGTGCGCACCTGCGACGCCTTCAACGTCCCCGTCCTGACCTTCGTGGACGTCCCGGGCTTCCTGCCGGGCACCGACCAGGAGTGGAACGGCATCATCCGCCGCGGCGCGAAGCTGATCTTCGCCTACGCCGAGGCGACCGTCCCGCTCGTCACGGTCATCACCCGCAAGGCCTACGGCGGCGCCTACGACGTCATGGGGTCCAAGCACCTCGGTGCCGACATCAACCTCGCGTGGCCGACCGCCCAGATCGCCGTCATGGGCGCCCAGGGCGCGGTCAACATCCTCTACCGCAAGCAGCTCGCGGCCGCCGAGGCCGAGGGCCGCGACGTCGAGGAGGCCCGCCAGGAGTTCATCACCGCCTACGAGGACGCCTTGGCCAACCCGTACGTCGCCGCGGAGCGGGGCTACATCGACACGGTCATCACGCCGAGCAACACCCGGATGAACGTCAGCCGCGCGCTGCGTGCGCTCAAGACCAAGCGCGAGACGCTGCCGCCCAAGAAGCACGGGAACATCCCGCTGTGA